The following proteins are co-located in the Rutidosis leptorrhynchoides isolate AG116_Rl617_1_P2 unplaced genomic scaffold, CSIRO_AGI_Rlap_v1 contig73, whole genome shotgun sequence genome:
- the LOC139885050 gene encoding TIP41-like protein → MEVIELDEEELNSYGGKLLSDGRRGLFIHGWEIESRRGSILNSSSVLQWEQKLKTSHLPEMVFGENSLILKHVSSGAKIHFNALDALIGWKHKSLPPVEVPAAAQWKFRSKPFQQVILDYDYTFTTPYSGSETIEIDTEKGTSGKLSDGSCNLIWEYCKEQIDVVSLASKEPILYYDEVVLYEDELADNGVSLLTVKVRVMPSSWFLLLRFWLRVDGVLMRLRDTRMHCIFKSKENPVILRECCWREASFQALNAKGYPADSAAYSDPSIISQKLPVVMHKSQKLKLPCPSMKA, encoded by the exons ATGGAGGTAATAGAGTTGGACGAGGAGGAGTTGAACTCATACGGCGGAAAACTTTTGTCCGACGGACGGCGAGGATTGTTTATTCATGGCTGGGAAATCGAGTCCCGTAGAGGATCCATTCTCAACTCCTCATCTGTCTTACA GTGGGAGCAGAAGCTTAAAACGTCTCATTTACCTGAGATGGTTTTTGGAGAGAATTCCTTGATCCTAAAGCATGTGAGTAGTGGCGCTAAAATCCATTTCAATGCATTAGATGCACTAATTGGCTGGAAGCATAAATCCTTGCCACCAGTTGAGGTTCCTGCAGCTGCACAATGGAAATTCAGAAG CAAACCCTTCCAGCAGGTGATCTTAGATTACGACTACACATTCACAACGCCTTATTCTGGCAGTGAAACAATTGAGATAGACACAGAGAAG GGTACAAGCGGTAAACTCTCAGATGGTTCTTGCAACCTCATCTGGGAATATTGTAAGGAGCAGATTGATGTTGTTTCTTTGGCATCCAAAGAGCCTATTCTCTACTATGATGAG GTAGTTCTATATGAAGACGAGTTGGCTGATAATGGAGTATCACTTTTGACTGTGAAAGTG AGAGTCATGCCAAGTTCTTGGTTTCTTCTGTTGCGGTTCTGG CTTAGAGTCGATGGCGTGCTGATGAGGTTAAGGGACACTCGTATGCACTGTATTTTTAAAAGTAAGGAAAACCCCGTAATTCTTCGAGAATGTTGCTGGAGAGAAGCCTCATTCCAAGCTCTGAATGCT AAAGGGTATCCGGCTGATTCTGCGGCATATAGTGATCCAAGCATCATAAGCCAGAAGCTTCCTGTTGTCATGCACAAGAGCCAAAAGCTTAAACTCCCATGTCCATCTATGAAGGCGTAA
- the LOC139885051 gene encoding zinc finger protein 7-like has protein sequence MSFQGESETKITNSKQHEEIGIRNHTDKEASEKENPGEWLNLSLGGNSLSSTAAVTDFGRPSGATKVFSCNFCMRKFYSSQALGGHQNAHKRERGAARRFQSQKMMSMMGFPMNGHMARSLGVQAHSLLHKPAGRDGSATVAKFNNAHTGYGIAWTPLMLEDAMDMMWPGSFRFDPQLPEPPPSQSEKLLDLNLRL, from the coding sequence ATGAGCTTCCAGGGAGAAAGTGAAACTAAAATAACAAACAGCAAACAACACGAGGAAATAGGTATCAGAAATCATACCGATAAAGAAGCATCTGAGAAAGAGAATCCAGGAGAGTGGCTAAACCTCAGTCTAGGAGGCAATTCACTCTCCTCCACAGCAGCGGTTACTGATTTCGGAAGACCTAGTGGCGCAACCAAGGTCTTTTCGTGTAACTTCTGCATGAGGAAGTTTTACAGTTCACAAGCATTGGGAGGCCACCAGAATGCTCACAAGCGGGAGAGAGGTGCAGCCAGAAGATTCCAGTCACAGAAAATGATGTCCATGATGGGTTTCCCAATGAATGGTCATATGGCGAGATCATTAGGCGTTCAAGCCCATTCACTCCTTCATAAGCCAGCTGGCAGAGATGGAAGCGCAACAGTTGCAAAATTTAACAATGCTCATACAGGATACGGAATAGCATGGACACCCTTAATGCTAGAGGATGCAATGGATATGATGTGGCCAGGCAGCTTTCGATTTGATCCACAACTACCAGAGCCTCCGCCATCACAGTCGGAAAAGCTCTTGGACTTGAACCTTCGGTTGTGA